The Thomasclavelia ramosa DSM 1402 genome includes a region encoding these proteins:
- a CDS encoding glycosyltransferase: MKILQINLGNYGSTGKIMMGIEKSSNNNNTFCMVYPNTKNNVEYSGDKILISGIISRKVNHFLEKCTGFQGCFSILKTHTLISNIKKYDPDIIHLHNIHGIEINYPLLFKYIKKNKIKIIWTLHDCWSFTGQCPHFTIIKCDKWKTGCFKCPQYKEYPEAFVDRTKMMWKLKRKWFNNVENMTIVTPSIWLSNLVKESYLKNYPVQVINNGIDLSIFKPRKSEFKTIMGLEGKKIILGVSFTWGKKKGLDVFYDLSKIINDDYVIVLVGLNNVDELKDYENIYAIPRTNNQIELAEIYTSADVFVNPTREDNFPTVNIESLACGTPVVTFNTGGSPEIIDSSCGLVVECDDLEKLKNTIVDITSLKKTLENSCVSRAHCFNMYDKFKDYLKLYDTV, translated from the coding sequence AATAAATCTAGGTAATTATGGTAGTACTGGTAAGATAATGATGGGAATTGAAAAATCATCAAATAATAACAATACTTTTTGTATGGTATATCCAAATACCAAAAATAATGTTGAATACTCAGGTGACAAAATTTTGATATCAGGAATTATCAGTAGAAAAGTAAACCATTTTTTAGAAAAATGTACTGGCTTTCAAGGCTGTTTTTCAATATTAAAAACTCATACACTAATTTCCAATATAAAAAAATATGATCCTGACATTATTCATTTACATAATATTCATGGTATAGAAATTAACTATCCATTATTATTTAAATATATAAAAAAGAATAAGATAAAGATTATTTGGACACTCCACGATTGTTGGAGTTTTACAGGTCAATGTCCACATTTTACTATCATTAAATGTGATAAATGGAAGACAGGGTGTTTCAAATGTCCACAGTATAAAGAATATCCAGAAGCTTTTGTTGATAGAACAAAAATGATGTGGAAACTAAAAAGAAAATGGTTTAACAACGTTGAAAACATGACTATTGTCACACCTTCAATTTGGCTATCAAATTTGGTTAAAGAATCTTATCTTAAAAACTATCCTGTACAGGTTATCAATAATGGAATAGATTTGAGTATATTTAAACCTAGAAAAAGTGAATTCAAAACTATAATGGGTTTAGAAGGAAAAAAAATTATATTAGGTGTATCCTTTACTTGGGGAAAGAAAAAGGGATTAGACGTTTTTTATGATTTATCGAAAATAATTAATGACGATTATGTTATTGTACTAGTTGGTTTGAACAATGTGGATGAATTGAAAGATTATGAAAATATCTATGCAATTCCAAGAACAAATAACCAAATTGAACTTGCTGAAATTTATACATCCGCTGATGTTTTTGTTAATCCTACAAGAGAAGATAATTTTCCAACGGTAAACATAGAGTCTCTTGCATGTGGAACCCCAGTTGTCACTTTCAATACAGGAGGAAGTCCTGAAATTATTGATTCTAGTTGCGGATTGGTAGTAGAATGTGATGATTTAGAAAAGCTAAAAAATACCATTGTGGATATTACTTCTTTAAAAAAAACACTGGAGAATTCTTGCGTATCTAGAGCGCACTGTTTTAATATGTATGATAAATTTAAAGATTATTTAAAATTGTACGATACTGTATGA